A genomic stretch from Capricornis sumatraensis isolate serow.1 chromosome 4, serow.2, whole genome shotgun sequence includes:
- the ELFN2 gene encoding protein phosphatase 1 regulatory subunit 29: MLRLGLCAAALLCVCRPGTVRADCWLIEGDKGYVWLAICSQNQPPYETIPQHINSTVHDLRLNENKLKAVLYSSLNRFGNLTDLNLTKNEISYIEDGAFLGQSSLQVLQLGYNKLSNLTEGMLRGMGRLQFLFVQHNLIEVVTPAAFSECPSLISIDLSSNRLSRLDGATFASLASLMVCELAGNPFNCECDLFGFLAWLVVFNNVTKNYDRLQCESPREFAGYPLLVPRPYHSLNAITVLQAKCRNGSLPARPASHPTPYSTDTQREPDENSGFSPDEILSVEPPASSTTDASAGPAIKLHQVTFTSATLVVIIPHPYSKMYVLVQYNNSYFSDVMTLKNKKEIVTLDKLRAHTEYTFCVTSLRNSRRFNHTCLTFTTRDPVPGDLAPSTSTTTHYIMTILGCLFGMVIVLGAVYYCLRKRRMQEEKQKSVKVKKTILEMRYGADVDAGSVVHATQKLGEPPVLPVSRMSSIPSMIGEKLPTASKGLEAGLDTPKVATKGNYIEVRTGTGSEGLARPEDDLPELENGQGSAAEISTIAKEVDKVNQIINNCIDALKLDSASFLGSGSGGGDPEMAFECQSLPAASTTSSTATPVPGVLERPSFLSPPYKEGSHHPLQRQLSADAAVARKTCSVSSSGSIKSAKVFSLDVPDHPATPGLAKGDSKYIEKGSPLNSPLDRLPLVPASSSGSSGGGGGTVHHLEVKPAYHCSEHRHSFPALYYEEGTDSLSQRVSFLKPLTRTKRDSTYSQLSPRHYYSGYSSSPEYSSESTHKIWERFRPYKKHHREEVYMAAGHALRKKVQFAKDEDLHDILDYWKGVSAQQKL, from the coding sequence ATGCTGCGCCTGGGGCTGTGTGCGGCCGCGCTGCTGTGCGTGTGCCGGCCGGGAACCGTGCGCGCCGACTGCTGGCTCATCGAGGGCGACAAGGGGTACGTGTGGCTGGCCATCTGCAGCCAGAACCAGCCACCCTATGAGACCATCCCGCAGCACATCAACAGCACTGTGCACGACCTGCGGCTCAATGAGAACAAGCTCAAGGCCGTGCTCTACTCCTCGCTCAACCGCTTCGGGAACCTCACCGACCTCAACCTCACCAAGAACGAGATCTCCTACATCGAGGACGGCGCCTTCCTGGGCCAGTCGAGCCTGCAGGTGCTGCAGCTGGGCTACAACAAGCTCAGCAACCTGACCGAGGGCATGCTGCGGGGCATGGGCCGCCTGCAGTTCCTCTTCGTGCAGCACAACCTCATTGAGGTGGTGACGCCCGCCGCCTTCTCCGAGTGCCCGAGCCTCATCAGCATTGACCTGTCCTCCAACCGCCTCAGCCGTCTCGACGGTGCCACCTTCGCCAGCCTGGCCAGCCTCATGGTGTGCGAGCTGGCCGGCAACCCCTTCAACTGCGAGTGCGACCTCTTCGGCTTCCTGGCTTGGCTTGTGGTCTTCAACAATGTAACCAAGAACTATGACCGCCTGCAGTGCGAGTCGCCACGTGAGTTCGCCGGCTACCCACTGCTGGTGCCCCGGCCCTACCACAGCCTCAACGCCATCACCGTGCTCCAGGCCAAGTGCCGAAATGGCTCGCTGCCCGCCCGGCCTGCGAGCCACCCCACGCCCTACTCCACTGACACCCAGAGGGAGCCTGACGAGAACTCAGGCTTCAGCCCCGACGAGATCCTGTCGGTGGAGCCGCCAGCCTCGTCCACCACGGACGCGTCAGCGGGGCCGGCCATCAAGCTGCACCAGGTCACCTTCACCTCAGCCACTCTGGTGGTCATCATCCCACACCCGTACAGCAAGATGTACGTGCTGGTCCAATACAACAACAGCTACTTCTCCGACGTCATGACACTCAAGAACAAGAAGGAGATCGTGACGCTGGACAAGCTGCGGGCGCACACCGAGTACACCTTCTGCGTGACCTCACTGCGAAACAGCCGCCGCTTCAATCACACCTGCCTGACCTTCACCACCAGGGACCCAGTGCCCGGCGACCTGGCACCCagcacctccaccaccacccactACATCATGACCATCCTGGGCTGCCTCTTCGGCATGGTCATCGTGCTGGGAGCCGTCTACTACTGCCTGCGCAAGCGACGcatgcaggaggagaagcagaagtCAGTCAAGGTCAAGAAAACCATCCTGGAGATGCGCTATGGGGCAGACGTGGACGCCGGCTCCGTGGTCCACGCCACCCAGAAGCTGGGCGAGCCCCCCGTGCTGCCCGTGTCCCGAATGTCTTCCATCCCCTCCATGATTGGGGAGAAGCTGCCCACTGCCTCCAAGGGGCTGGAGGCTGGGTTGGACACGCCCAAGGTGGCCACCAAGGGCAACTATATCGAGGTGCGCACGGGCACGGGCAGCGAGGGCCTGGCGCGGCCGGAGGATGACCTCCCTGAGCTGGAGAACGGCCAGGGCTCGGCCGCTGAGATCTCCACCATCGCCAAGGAGGTGGACAAGGTCAACCAGATCATTAACAATTGCATCGATGCCCTCAAGCTGGACTCGGCCTCTTTCCTGGGGAGTGGCAGTGGTGGCGGGGACCCTGAGATGGCCTTCGAGTGCCAGTCCCTCCCTGCGGCCTCCACCACTTCCTCCACCGCCACCCCTGTTCCTGGGGTGCTGGAGCGGCCCAGCTTCCTCTCGCCCCCCTATAAGGAGGGCTCCCATCACCCGCTGCAGCGCCAGCTGAGCGCCGATGCCGCCGTGGCTCGTAAGACCTGCAGCGTCTCCTCCAGCGGCTCCATCAAGAGCGCCAAGGTTTTCAGCCTGGACGTGCCGGATCATCCGGCCACTCCGGGGCTGGCCAAGGGCGACTCCAAGTACATCGAGAAGGGCAGCCCCCTCAACAGCCCGCTGGACCGGCTCCCGTTGGTGCCGGCCAGCAGCAGCGGGAGtagcggcggcggtggcggcacCGTCCACCACCTGGAGGTGAAGCCCGCCTACCACTGCAGCGAGCACCGGCACAGCTTCCCGGCCCTGTACTACGAGGAGGGCACCGACAGCCTGAGCCAGCGTGTGTCCTTCCTCAAGCCGCTGACCCGCACCAAGCGGGACTCCACCTACTCGCAGCTCTCCCCCAGACACTACTACTCAGGTTACTCCTCCAGCCCTGAGTACTCGTCCGAGAGCACGCACAAGATCTGGGAACGCTTCCGGCCCTACAAGAAGCACCACCGGGAGGAGGTGTACATGGCCGCCGGCCACGCCCTGCGCAAGAAGGTTCAGTTCGCCAAGGACGAGGACCTGCATGACATCCTCGATTACTGGAAGGGGGTCTCGGCCCAGCAGAAGCTGtga